Proteins encoded together in one Miscanthus floridulus cultivar M001 chromosome 16, ASM1932011v1, whole genome shotgun sequence window:
- the LOC136514218 gene encoding benzyl alcohol O-benzoyltransferase-like produces MAEATEHYVQAPAMTTPTPLAFGVRRGEPVLVGPAAPTPRETKRLSDIDDQETLRGHVPFVFVYLGGRGEVVRAAEAGDRDPAAAIRRALGEALVPYYPLAGRLREVEGRKLVVDCTGEGVTFVEADADVRLAELEAASSGGLRPPFPCMDQLLFEVDGSGGVLNCPLLLIQVTRLLCGGFVLALRLNHTICDAIGIAQFMSATAELARGLPAPTVTPAWSRELLEARSPPRPSFPHREFDAVPANVSVPRWAGAMPAGDMITRTFTFRPADVTAIKRGLPPSIRDMATTFDTLTAALWRARTAALLVPADEEVRVVSIVGFRGVPELALPAGYYGNACVPVSALTTAGALLAGSLGETVELVRETKAAVTAEYVRSTVDLLVLRGRPCVALHNLFLVSDNRHAGFHRVDFGWGEPVFSGPAAALFGPSFLVHVGNGGGADGEGKGKVGVLIVLPRPAMDRFASEVETLLKS; encoded by the exons ATGGCGGAAGCGACGGAGCATTACGTCCAGGCGCCGGCCATGACCACGCCGACGCCGCTCGCATTCGGCGTGCGTCGGGGGGAGCCGGTGCTCGTCGGCCCTGCCGCGCCGACGCCGCGCGAGACGAAGCGCCTGTCGGACATCGATGACCAGGAGACGCTACGCGGGCACGTGCCGTTCGTGTTCGTCTACCTCGGCGGGCGCGGAGAGGTGGTGCGCGCCGCCGAGGCCGGCGACCGCGACCCGGCGGCCGCCATTCGCCGCGCGCTCGGCGAGGCGCTGGTCCCGTACTACCCGCTCGCCGGGCGGCTGCGGGAGGTTGAGGGGCGGAAGCTGGTCGTCGACTGCACCGGCGAGGGGGTGACGTTCGTGGAGGCCGACGCCGACGTGCGGCTGGCGGAGCTGGAGGCGGCCTCATCCGGCGGGCTCAGGCCGCCGTTCCCGTGCATGGACCAGCTGCTGTTCGAGGTCGACGGATCCGGTGGCGTGCTCAACTGCCCCTTGCTGCTCATCCAG GTGACCCGGCTGCTCTGCGGCGGCTTCGTCCTCGCGCTCCGGCTCAACCACACGATCTGCGACGCCATTGGCATCGCGCAGTTCATGTCCGCCACGGCCGAGCTCGCGCGCGGCCTCCCCGCGCCGACCGTGACTCCCGCATGGTCCCGCGAGCTCCTCGAAGCGCGGAGTCCGCCGAGGCCGTCGTTCCCTCACCGCGAGTTCGACGCGGTGCCGGCAAATGTTTCTGTACCCAGGTGGGCAGGTGCCATGCCGGCGGGCGACATGATCACGCGGACCTTCACGTTCCGTCCAGCCGACGTCACCGCGATCAAACGGGGCCTGCCGCCGAGCATCCGCGACATGGCCACGACCTTCGACACGCTGACGGCGGCGCTGTGGCGcgcgcgcacggcggcgctgtTGGTCCCGGCGGACGAGGAGGTGCGGGTGGTGTCCATCGTCGGCTTCCGGGGCGTGCCCGAGCTGGCGCTCCCCGCCGGCTACTACGGCAACGCGTGCGTGCCCGTGTCCGCGCTGACCACCGCCGGGGCGCTGCTGGCCGGTTCTCTGGGCGAAACCGTGGAGCTCGTCCGGGAGACCAAGGCGGCGGTGACCGCCGAGTACgtacggtccacggtggacctgCTGGTGCTGCGCGGGCGGCCGTGCGTGGCGCTGCACAACCTGTTCCTCGTGTCGGACAACCGGCACGCGGGGTTCCACCGCGTCGACTTCGGGTGGGGCGAGCCGGTGTTCAGCGGCCCCGCGGCGGCGCTGTTCGGGCCGAGCTTCTTGGTCCACGTCGGGAACGGCGGTGGCGCCGACGGGGAGGGCAAGGGCAAGGTGGGCGTGCTCATCGTGCTGCCGCGCCCGGCCATGGACCGTTTCGCGTCGGAAGTCGAGACGTTGTTGAAGAGTTAG
- the LOC136512751 gene encoding benzyl alcohol O-benzoyltransferase-like, translating into MAHDQQTAPVITTTPAFVVHRHKLVLVGPAGPTPRETKRLSDIDDQETLRGYLPFVHFYRRGTGAHADDDRNDPADVIRRALGEALVPYYPLAGRLREVEGRKLVVECTGEGVAFVEADADVRLAGLEAAGPLMPPFPWIDQLLCDVDRSSGVLNCPLLFIQVTRLLCGGFVLALHINHNISDGIGLGHFLSAVAELARGLPAPTTAPPPWSRELLEARVPPRPAFPHRVYDASPIPPPPPPPGDMVVRTFTFARRDVAAIKARLLTHLHGTATTFEALTAALWRARTAERELSPREEVRLVCIVGFRGIRELGIPAGFYGNAGVPSAVLTTAGELQASSLGDTVEMVREAKAAVTAEYVRSTIDLLVLRGRPSMPATANFFVVSDNRHLGLHRVDLGWGMPVYGGIATVGFGGIFLVAVMDGDGEDAVAVPVMLPRPAMDRFATELEKMVAPSLVVDPAPAMPPAHIHTDRGYTQHRRPWYKQIV; encoded by the coding sequence ATGGCGCATGACCAGCAGACGGCGCCGGTCATCACGACGACGCCTGCATTCGTCGTGCACCGGCACAAGCTTGTGCTCGTTGGCCCGGCGGGACCGACGCCCCGTGAGACGAAGCGCCTGTCCGACATCGACGACCAGGAGACACTGCGTGGGTACCTGCCGTTTGTTCACTTCTACCGCCGCGGGACCGGGGCGCATGCCGACGACGACCGCAACGACCCGGCGGATGTCATCCGCCGTGCGCTCGGCGAGGCGCTGGTGCCGTACTACCCGCTCGCCGGGCGGCTGCGCGAGGTGGAGGGGCGGAAGCTGGTCGTCGAATGCACCGGCGAGGGCGTGGCGTTCGTGGAGGCCGACGCCGACGTGCGCCTGGCGGGGCTGGAGGCCGCCGGCCCGCTGATGCCGCCGTTCCCATGGATCGATCAGCTGTTGTGCGACGTGGACCGCTCCAGCGGCGTGCTCAACTGCCCCTTGCTGTTCATCCAGGTGACCCGGCTGCTGTGCGGCGGCTTCGTCTTGGCGCTCCACATCAACCACAACATCTCCGACGGCATAGGCCTCGGCCATTTCCTGTCCGCCGTCGCGGAGCTCGCACGCGGCCTCCCTGCGCCGACGACCGCCCCACCGCCGTGGTCCCGGGAGCTGCTGGAAGCACGGGTCCCGCCGAGGCCCGCGTTCCCGCACCGCGTGTACGACGCCTCGCCcataccgccgccaccgccgccgccgggagACATGGTCGTGCGCACGTTCACCTTCGCCCGACGCGACGTCGCAGCGATCAAGGCGCGCCTCCTGACGCACCTCCACGGCACTGCCACGACCTTCGAGGCGCTCACGGCGGCGCTCTGGCGGGCCCGCACGGCCGAGCGGGAGCTCTCGCCGCGTGAGGAGGTGCGCCTGGTGTGCATCGTCGGCTTCAGGGGCATTCGCGAGCTGGGAATTCCCGCTGGTTTCTACGGGAACGCGGGCGTGCCCTCGGCAGTGCTGACCACCGCCGGGGAGTTGCAGGCCAGCTCGCTAGGCGACACGGTGGAGATGGTGCGGGAGGCGAAGGCGGCCGTCACCGCCGAGTACGTGCGGTCCACCATCGACCTCCTCGTGCTGCGTGGACGGCCGTCCATGCCAGCGACGGCAAACTTCTTCGTCGTGTCGGACAACCGGCACTTGGGTCTGCATCGCGTGGACTTGGGGTGGGGTATGCCGGTGTACGGAGGCATTGCGACCGTTGGGTTTGGGGGCATCTTTCTTGTTGCAGTCATGGACGGCGACGGGGAGGATGCCGTGGCCGTGCCGGTCATGCTGCCACGGCCTGCCATGGATCGCTTTGCGACAGAGCTTGAGAAGATGGTGGCCCCCTCGCTCGTGGTTGACCCGGCACCAGCAATGCCGCCAGCGCACATACACACCGACAGAGGATACACACAGCACCGCCGGCCTTGGTACAAGCAAATAGTGTGA